AACTTATGTGATGGAACAGATAGACATGAAAAAGACATGAAAGATGTTAACGCAGACGCTGAAATAGCCAAAAATCGTGTATTATGGAGGAAAAGGACAAGAAAGGCCGACCCCACTTAAATGGGAAAAGGTcaaggaagaagaagaaacTTATGTGATGGAACTGATGGAATACAGCAACGTACCCGCAGAACCAactatacagtcaaccaattggaaccctgggCCACTGTTGAAGTGCCAgagtaagaaatctcttactgcttgtcattttgacatggttgtagagtggcctacttcgggttccaattggttgactgtagatTTTCTAATACCGGAAAACAAGCCTCGAAAATGGATGTCCAAATCCCAGTGAATAAAAAGGTATATTCGTAGTATCCCAATGACTATTAAAAATGGTGATCTTTGGTGGTGAAATTTAGACATCGACTTGAATTAATTACACAGTACGAAGTTTTTTGCCTTCCCAGCTAACATTTAATTCGTTATCCATTACGCGTCGGCCCACTCTCAATATCCCCGCATAATTGCAAAGGGCCCGCCAAGTTTGCCGGCAGATGTCGGGGCAATGTGGGTCGCGGACTGATAAATGGTCGCGAACCCGGGGGAATATTGTATCTATGAAATAGCTTCCCACTGTTCACCATTCCCGAGTACAAGATTCAATACTGAACTTTAGCACTGTATACTACGGTTTCATTTGAAGTCGCTCGGTTGTAGTTTTCGCGATTGAGAAAGTAGAAGGACAAAATAGCTTCACACCGCGAGATAAGGCCACCCAGAGGCGCCTGCCGCCCCTGCCTTACGATTTATGCCATCTCAGCTATAGAACACTTGCGACTCAACAGAGAttagatacctacctatatatctAAGTAGCATTATACAAATTACCTATAAAGAGAAATGTCGACATCAATCCAATTTGTAGGTTGGTACGCGTGTCGTGACTTTCATTTCATGAGACTCATGAGGATCCATAAAAACTGACATTGCATGGCGTACTTATATAATTAACATCCAAAGTGACTAAAGTAGTAAGTTTTGTATCATCTCTAAACTGCTAATGTGGGGTTAACACAATGTGCGCACTTTAGCCCTTGACCTGGCCACGCGGGAGCAGCGTTCGCCGCGGAGGCTAAGCGCTGAGCCCTGTACCACATTAATAAAGGTAAGTGCGCCCGTGACGGCTAATGTGTCGTTATGGCCCGTCCTGAAAAACTTCTTCTATTCCCCTGAAACATACTTCCCCATATCAAAATCGTCCCTATCTCAACTGTTCCATAGTCTGAAATAACTCGCGCTGTGCCATCCAAATCGCGTTTACGGGCCACTGTGAGATGCCTGCAGTTTCAGCGCGTGAAACACACTTAATAAGCCCTTATTATACACGCCTTAGAGTTTACATTGTGCTGGTTAAGTTGAAATTTCGATCGGTGTGTACAACACACGTATACATATTGTAGGTAATTGTACGGTGAGTCTGGGACTGAAAGTGCTTGGCTCTGGTGAAAGTGCTAAAAAGGCGAAACAGTAACTGCGCACGAAGAACTTTGAGTTAAATAATTTGAATATGTTTGGATAATATTATACAACAACGCTGATCTCCATTTTACAGTGATAAAATTAACTTAACCCTTTTAACTAAAAGGGATTATAATTTAAGTGCTTATTGTCTTAACAGTCACCTAAAATCGATATCTTCATTATTCTTGATTAATTACGTTTACGCAAAGAAAACATAGTGCtgtaatttaatatgtacctataggtaaatatttattagcaTAAACATGCTAAATTGTGCATGCATCTGCACTTCTAAAACCTGTATTGGGATAGGAAGAAAGTATAGCCAATACTCTCCTTGTAACGAGGTTTATGACCATCACATAAGGCTGTGGCTGGTATGGAATGGATCTTCTGAAGATCGGTATGTAAGTTACATTGGGGTAAGACGTAAGACATACGCCGGGGAGCGCAAAacatttatgtacctacctaattacctataggGAATCCTCAATTCCTCATATTAGGTATTAGTCTTGCCTCGAGTAAAATTAACTAATCTCAGTCTTACCCCACCTgagtgttataaaaaaaattacctgtATAGTCTCATCGTAGGAATAGTTGCGGGTCGCGGGCGCGGCACTCATGTCACCTGCGCGTGCGCGTCGGCGCCCACATCTGGAAAAACCACGACATTATAACCAGGGGACCTACCTTCGGTATAATTTCAGGGAACTTTTTGGCTGTTGTAATACCAAAGCTacctaaaatgtttatttattttgcgtgTTAGTTTGAAGTTTGAACTATTCCTCGATATAAAATTAATCATTTATTTGGACTGCATTAAATTATTCATTAGTACAGAGATAGTTCTATAAGTCTGAATGTATGGTTAACGACTAAATTCATTCACACTTTACACTATGGAGCTAAAAGGCAAAACATTCCGAAACATATTTTTTCGCTGGTTTGATCTTATTCCCCTCGCGAAAATCCTTTAATTCCGCGAATCCTAAAGAAGCTGATCCAAATTATTTAACAGAAGCCCGCCAGATGTCGGTGGAGAGTTGCTGAAACTTGTCCGGGTTGCTCATGAATAATTATAAGCAGGGATAGCGGTGATAACTCACTTGGCCGCTGCCGTCCGCGTGCTGTTGATCGGACAAGTCGAAGGAGTAAGCGATTTTCAGCAAAATTTTGATTTCTGTGGCAAAAGGGTTCAAAATGAAACTCAATATCCtaatttttttctaatattgtcttcggttaccgcgatagttactcatgtaataaaactatacattcattatacgcgatttaatccgtttccatagttttattttacattttttctgTTTAAATAATAGTTGGCAGTCCACAAGTTCTCAAACTGTCGCCTGTGGTATATTCCCGGATCATAGATCCGATGGGAGtaggtacgctcttttcttgatgGTTTGTTGATTGCATCGACAAATAAGAAATGGCATCCGGATAACACCTTGTGAACTgcaggcgtagcacactagttggataaactttatcgcatcagtGCGTCCttatcacacttacaaatacTGCGAAAAGCCATGCCAACCaaaccatgcttgcctgcctgctaGTTCCTCCTCTCATAAAACATCTTTAAACCTAATTTCCTAGTGTACAGTCAGCcgaaaaagtggtttaccacttttcgaccttatctGTTTAatatagagtcgaaaagtggtaaaccactttcttagCTGACCGTACCTACCTAGTAACCTAATCTGTTATTGTCTGGCTGCATATTGTGTTAGTGTCTGGCTTCAACTTTAATGCTCCCTGCATCATATTCATATCATAACATTCAGGCATTGAACCGACGGTACACGTCAAAAGTATGATTAGAAATCGCTATCAGCCCTTTACTTAAACCTCTGCTCATCCTGTTTTTGAGGAAACGCCACTTTTTTATGACTTAATTAGCCTCATCTCAGGGCACAGTTCCGCGGTGAGCGTGAGGAAGCATGCATACTTTACTTTATTGTTCAACAAGGAATTAGGTTAACAAGGGCTTTATGGCTTGTGAAATTGTAAGTATCTGTTCTTTTGAAACGGAGAAATATTAATTcctttaaattattaaataagacCTCCATATTCTAAGACTGAACTTTGTCTAAATTTAATATGGTATTTTGTGGTACGCATCCAACCCAACCTAACTTAAGGTCGTAGGACTCGtaggtaaaatattattaaaaagtggATAATGGGACTTGGGCTTGGGAGATACTTCCATTGCTATCAATATCTACTTACATTTCTCCCTACATTTTTGTAGACTGCGGAATACGAGGCTTTTATCCataagtactaatattataaatgggaaagtgtgacataggctactttttgtctctttctaacgtgaccgaagccgcgggcaaaagctagaattatatatttaaaataaaactaaaaaacatGGTATTGGCGTAATCGCCagtgaatatttttttccggcTTTTGATCTTAGAACACCTTTCATAACACACATACACACCTGAATGGAAGGCAGAGCTCATTGAAACTACTCGAATTTTAGTGCCACTCCTATCAAtgaaataaagtatattaattaaattaaaaatgtcgCATAGTAGGTTACGTCCCATAACACAAATTGGACGCTCGGGATAAGGCCGTATCACAACGGATCAAAGCCTCGGTGCAAAAAAGCGGCGAGCGAATCGATCGCGAACTTGGCATTCGTATCACGGAGCGGAGGCCTAGTGCGCCGTCGCCATGGTTACCGGCGCGCCGCCGTCGGATATCAACCTACCGCCAAAAATTGTTGCTTTTTGCAACTTTTTTAGAGGTGAATTTGGAATAGGTACCATAAGCTGACAATCTAAAACTTATAATCAATGTAAATTAACATATAGGtatttacctacctataatCAATGCAAAAGCCTGGAATGAACGTTTTGCCGTTTTGCCGGCGTCGGTATTACAACTTCGACTTTACCGTACTTCAGGATTTTACCGTGACATATACATAATTGGTAGGTAAAAGCTTATGCATGACCTTAGCAAAGATttactcaaatttgaattttgacatactgtcaatagagtcaaaaatagatgatgcatCACTATGCATGTTACTTAGTTCGTTGTTATAGTCAACCAAAAACGAATATACagatgtacatacatacatatacatacagtaTGTAATATGTACTTCAGTCGGTTGTACGAGTTGCCAACTTAACATAAAGTAAACTGATCTTAACAAAATAAGGGccttaaaagttaaaataactAGAATACAGAAGTTTTATAGCACGTGGCGGAGCCCTCGGTGAGCTTATCGCTGCGATATGCAGATTGCTACTGCGTCTACGGAACGGCGCATAGACAAGAAGACAGACTATAATAGGCTTTATTTTCACGGATAAGTGTCATCTTGCTtgtcacattttattttatcaatttaaattcgCATAATATTATAATTCCACTAACTTGTATgtgcaaataaatattaaataattcgtttttttatacaaaattagcGCTTAATTTTAATAGGTAGGTCCGCTTTcgcaaaaaaacttaattaaaatagttcCAGTTAGTACTTTTTTTCGGAACCTGCACTAAAGACCTGGCGGTAATTTAAACTTTCAATATAAAATCAGGCGAAGAAAAACCAGAAGAAGATTTTAAGGTAGGTAAGGTACCTAAACAAATTGAATACCTACCTATGTCTAACTGCATAGCTATTTACTATTACTTTGCTcgtaaattaaaacttaaaaaatgtaatttaaacaATTTCGTAAAAAATTTTGGCTTTACCTGCATTTTTCAATCTGGCAAGGTATTTGATTAAGGTGGTTTACCGACGTTGCAATAGTGCGGGACGCGAGTCAGCGTATCTCACTGCGGCATGCAGACAGCCGTGTCGACACTGTCGACTCAACTATGCAGCTGATTCGCTCAAACTTTTTGACTGAACTATTCACTGGTTTAATTTTCTTTCGCTTTGATAAACTAAGTAGGTCTTTTTGGTTCGAGTGCTAGGATTGTTTTGCGtattgaatctcgcatacgtgattttgtcactaaaataccggttgaaaacggtgacttgcttattatttttagtgacaattttctgaattcgaacgcgggAGACTCAGAAATCGGCCCGCAGATCTTTGTACCTATAACTACTTTATCATTACATTATTAAAAGATCATGTCCGGTATTCACGCAGCGACAGATCGTTCCACAGTTTCTTCAGTCTATGAAAAAGTAATACTGGAGTATTTGTAACATCtcgtactattttttttaaatccttaCCTTACTGCCATTTTATCTGTCGTCCTTAATGTTTAGGTATAACATTATCACAAGTAGAATAGCGTTGTTGTGATATTTTAGTGGTTGTATTTTTACGTAGGTTTATTAGGTTGATGTATCACACAGCTTCCGTTCACTTGTGACCATTTTTTATGTGATGTAAATACTTTTATTGTCGTAATTAATTTGATAGACCTCATCAAAAGCAACAACTCAACATAAACTCAACCATGacaatgacatttattttattgattgacGTAGAACCTGTAGAACAAAAGAGATTGGAAGAAGAGAAATACCAGTCCAGTAAAGAGGTTGTTACTTTATAATTAGGTATgtactatcacagtataataaagagtactatcgtatctGGTATCACACTGGGTATCACAAAGTGTTTATTATGTGATTAAATTATATATTCTAAGTTGAATCTATACGTTTCCGTTCATTGAATAGGTACGTACAAAATGCGTTGAGCAACGGAATAGCCAGTCAGAAATTATTTCACTTAAGTACCAATTTTTTATTAGACATAAAACTtaagtaacaaataaataatacatatctaactctaaaaataacaataaaaaacaacttaaaattaaattaaaaactaaactaaactaaaaattaacTAAAATACGTCTAAATATGGCCCCCGCGGCATGgtgccaaagatgctggcagcattccctcgctgaatagcaatgctaatgcgttgcgagagaaagctgccagctctctggtcaccgGTAGTTTCTTTGAGCTTTGCGCTCAGCTCTTTAAAAACCTCACGGGCGCTTGGACCCCATGGCCCTTCATTGAACAGAATAAAATATAGCAgccttttatatttttacgtaaCGTAGGtgcttagatttttttaatagttgGCATACCAAACTAAATCCGAAAGGGTTTTGAGTGTAAATAGTAATCGTTACATCGTGTTTGATCGACTATCCCATAGCCGTGCGATAGTACAATCGTCCGTGGCGTGTTTTTTCGTCGCCACCCCGACACGGCGGGGATATAAATAGCTCGCCGGCCCGGAAGCACATCGTCCTGTGCCTCTGTTTATCTAGACTAAGTTCACCGTACGTACGTACATGTCCAACTCAAGTAATTCAACTATCGCAACAGGTAATGAGAATGAGAATGTGCCGCGAAACCATCACTAGATAATGATGGTTTCGCGGCGCGTTCTTCAATCATCATCTCTATCGCTCGATTATGCAAGTGTAAAGAAATTGATAACGAAGTTTCGCATCACTAAGGACTGCCTTATACCGCTAGTGCTAGATAACATTCGGTTTAAATTTTATGGCGGTGCAGTTGCATGGTGCAATCTGTGAGATTTCAACGCGGCCTGATTTTCAGGACAAATCGGACGTTATTGTTAAAATGGACAGTGACTTGCTTTATTCCCGTAttaaataaagtttatttatttaaactttattgcacaataaaaaaaaagtacaaatggcggatcAACTAGAAGCCGGAAACTGGTTTTGTAGTAAAAGATGAGAAAAAAACTTGGGAAATGCATATAAAAGTCAGTACCTAAGTAAAAGTCTTAAATTGAACTTTCATACGATACGTAATTACGTATGTACCTACACTTGGCCTTTTCTGTCGACAACtgaagtgcgttttcacattatctgatccgatatcggatgtaggaaggatttctaAGGCGAATTTCAAAGATGGCTTCAGAAATATATAGGATATCcgtcctacattcgatatcggatcggataatgtaacctacttacctacctacatttattGGTTTTCATTCAAGTAGGGACCTAACATTACGCTAATTATGGCTAAGATATATTTCATAGTCATAGTACTTTATTTCATAAACAATGTAAAGTGTGCGGAGTGTGCGTACCAGTAATTATTAACCGGCCTATTTGCCTAGTGTagaaatttattgaaaaatagTGATTAAACCTTACCCCTGCTGTCATCGTTTGAGGGAACTCCACATCTTTATCTTCACTGAGGTCACTTGCTCCATACAAGATATACATAAACAACTATGCCATAagagttatttttcatcaaaacTTAAGTTGGATGACCGTTGacattaattaaattacacGATACAATGAGCAATATAATCCTTGTCAGTATTAATTTCAGACAAACTTAACAATAGTGTATCTATATCAAAACCAAAAACCAAAGTTTGTGTACTGAATAACTTAAAAATAGCAATGTTTATATTGACAGCTGGTTTACGTAACGTACGAAACACCGCCCTACGGCCAGAGAACACGAGAAACTGAATTGACTGAAAAGATGAAAGTTCCGCACTCTATTGCTGCAGACGTCGAAGAGAGTAAATTGATAACAGCGCCACTTAACGTGGAGTAGCTGAACTAGTGTTTTATTAGCGACATCTATGCATTTTTCTTGATAACTGTGGAAATTGACCTTATGGGATCAAATTATTcctgttttatttaatgttaaaatttgagacgaaaaataacaaattatGATTAAAACATCATTAAACAACAGTTTTTTAGAATTAATGGATGTAAAAACGTTCATTATtcgctttttttttttggtaatcaTGGCAACATTGTGATCGAACTGTCAAGTTTATAAGTTATTGTTATTGCTTagcttttgttttaaaaatatctaaatatgacgaagtaaaaaaaatcgtaacaaaattatgataaaaaagtaataaaaatataaaaaaatactaaacgAAGAAGTTGAACTGATTGTAGGTGGTTggaatttattcattatttttttacagcACAATGGTGAAAGTTTGGAAGCTCGGTCTTATGAGCTACGACACGGCCCTAAAGATTCAAAGGGCTATAGTTCGTAAACAGCTGGAATCCATGGTGGACGGCACAGGCAAGGACTGGGATACTCTTCTATTACTGGAGCACAGACCTGTGTACACTGTGGGTTAGTAAACAAATTTCTTCAACTTTCAACGATAAGGAACTGCACCAGCAGTATAGAGCTATACGTAAAACCCATGCTATGGAATATTTATAAGCTAAACCTTATTTTTTAGGAATCCGAGATGACACACGTAAAGAAGAAATAGAAAGACTGAGTTCCTTAGGAGCAGCATTTAGAAAAACAGACAGAGGCGGTCAGATTACGTTCCATGGCCCCGGCCAACTAGTTGCCTACCCAATTATTAATCTAAAACACTTCAAACCGAGTGTAAAGTGGTATGTCAACAACTTGGAGGAGACAGTCATAAATGTTTGTTCAGAATTAGGTAACTTTGGTTctctttatattttctttacctactatttccttgttataaagtaaaaaaaagatGACTAGGATATGGTCAACTTTAATCGGCTGAACAAAGCACACTTTTTCCCTATTAAGCTTGAGCCATAGTGAATGTATTcagttatttaattttgtgctgCCATGCGAAGGGATGTCTGTTTAAATAACCTTTGTAATAACCATAATTAcattaataacattttatattaCATACACCCGGCCTACTACTATAGTTTGATGTATGATAAATCTTTAATAATAATCATAAAAaatggctcagtcggtagtgaccctgcctgctgggtttgaatcccggtaagggcatttatttgtgtaatgagcacagatcaggtgttcctcagtcatggatgttttctatgtatataagtatgtatttatttatctatgtaagtgtgtatattgtcgcttagcacccatagtacaagctttgtttagtttgttgttgttgttgttgattgtcctaaggcaccccataggtgcatagggcctccacaagatccttccacgcctttctatgaGTCACCGCTTTGACCTcattccagctcagtccatattccctcagctgctccttgcttagtttggggctaagttaatctgtgtaaggtgtccccaatattcattttatatttattaatatttcttattatgCCATCATGCTgcaaaaagctagtacataccAAAAAATTGTCAAGTGAATTTGTACCAAGATAACTTATGTCAAATTATCTATGAAACTTTAATATAGTCTTGCAGCTGATCAACTGTGCTGTGCCTAATGTGCAAAAGCTCATTGGAAATATGCTTTTCCTTAGTCAATTACATACTTTTATACACAAACAGATTTTAACTACATTTGTCTGTCTGCCTGaatgaaaatgtaaaaaattgtatttacattaaaaaatattattaaaatgtccAATTCATCAGTTTGTCCATTTTTAGTTGTTTCCAATAATCTGCCTTTTATTGTTAAATAACTTACAATGCGATATGCCTTTGcctattatttattgaattcatTATACTAATTAAGAGCTCTTGTTCAAGACAGGCTGTGGTTAGGAAAGGGTAACTACGGTACCCTACATCTTAcatatttcttgtatgtttaagtgattattatatttatgcatttaAACTCGAACAAATATTTGATATCCGTCCTTAACTGTTCCTTAACTGCTACTAAGCGATTGTATGTAGGTAAAATGGCTTGCCAGACTATAATAATCTTGACCCATTCAGCGGAGCTTGCTTTTGCGAATGAACATtcatataagtacctaataaacTTGAT
This genomic stretch from Leguminivora glycinivorella isolate SPB_JAAS2020 chromosome Z, LegGlyc_1.1, whole genome shotgun sequence harbors:
- the LOC125240646 gene encoding putative lipoyltransferase 2, mitochondrial isoform X1; protein product: MIKNTMVKVWKLGLMSYDTALKIQRAIVRKQLESMVDGTGKDWDTLLLLEHRPVYTVGIRDDTRKEEIERLSSLGAAFRKTDRGGQITFHGPGQLVAYPIINLKHFKPSVKWYVNNLEETVINVCSELGLKGKRSPHTGVWIEDSKVAAIGVHASRYVTSHGISLNCDNDLSWFDHIDPCGLDDNGVTSLSNETRLPCTIDKITPMFIKSFDKVFNCTTENLEVDAQIEILNSIYNKLLVPQ
- the LOC125240646 gene encoding putative lipoyltransferase 2, mitochondrial isoform X2, which translates into the protein MVKVWKLGLMSYDTALKIQRAIVRKQLESMVDGTGKDWDTLLLLEHRPVYTVGIRDDTRKEEIERLSSLGAAFRKTDRGGQITFHGPGQLVAYPIINLKHFKPSVKWYVNNLEETVINVCSELGLKGKRSPHTGVWIEDSKVAAIGVHASRYVTSHGISLNCDNDLSWFDHIDPCGLDDNGVTSLSNETRLPCTIDKITPMFIKSFDKVFNCTTENLEVDAQIEILNSIYNKLLVPQ